In Clostridium sporogenes, one genomic interval encodes:
- a CDS encoding EFR1 family ferrodoxin (N-terminal region resembles flavodoxins. C-terminal ferrodoxin region binds two 4Fe-4S clusters.), with the protein MLSKRINTMYFSATDTTKKVVYGIAEKLSEDFKVKEKINSIDFTLPKVREKVVAFSKEDIVVVGVPVYAGRVPNILLKYLKTIIGNGALAIAVVVYGNRNYDDALIELKDILELDGFKVIGGAAFIGEHSFSNSLAKNRPDEKDMDVVRFFADEVYKRIIDEKQIKTVFVKGNTPYRKYYMPKDENENPINIRKVKPKTNNNCINCKLCVNLCPMGSIDFEDVTKLNGICIKCCACIKKCPVKAKYFDDSGYLKHKQELENNFKYRKEPELFI; encoded by the coding sequence TTGTTAAGTAAAAGAATAAACACAATGTATTTTAGTGCTACAGATACAACTAAAAAAGTAGTATATGGTATAGCAGAAAAACTTTCAGAAGATTTTAAGGTAAAAGAAAAAATAAATAGTATTGATTTTACATTACCAAAGGTAAGAGAAAAAGTAGTGGCTTTTTCAAAAGAGGATATTGTTGTAGTAGGAGTTCCTGTTTATGCAGGTAGAGTTCCTAATATACTTTTAAAGTACTTAAAAACTATTATTGGTAATGGTGCACTAGCCATAGCGGTAGTGGTTTATGGAAACAGAAATTATGATGATGCATTAATAGAACTAAAGGACATACTAGAATTAGATGGCTTTAAAGTTATTGGGGGAGCCGCATTTATAGGAGAACATTCCTTTTCTAATAGCCTTGCTAAAAATAGACCAGATGAAAAAGATATGGATGTAGTAAGGTTTTTTGCTGATGAAGTATATAAAAGGATTATAGATGAAAAGCAAATAAAAACTGTATTTGTAAAGGGAAATACACCTTATAGAAAATATTATATGCCGAAGGATGAAAATGAAAATCCTATTAATATAAGAAAAGTTAAACCAAAAACGAATAATAATTGTATAAATTGCAAGCTTTGTGTGAATCTTTGCCCTATGGGATCTATTGATTTTGAAGATGTAACTAAATTAAATGGGATTTGTATAAAATGTTGTGCCTGTATTAAAAAATGTCCTGTTAAGGCAAAATATTTTGATGATAGTGGCTACTTAAAACATAAACAGGAACTAGAAAATAATTTTAAATATAGGAAAGAACCAGAATTATTTATTTAA
- a CDS encoding CaiB/BaiF CoA transferase family protein encodes MTKEGLALEGVKVVELSSFVAAPSCAKVLADWGAEVIKIEPVQGDNLRVVGGVYNSPAKDDENPMFELENGNKKGVAINTRSEKGKEVLGKLLKDADIFVTNVREKALQRSGLSYEQLKDKYPSLIHAHILGYGEEGPLKDKPGFDYTAYFARGAVSTSLMEKGTSPANTNAGFGDHYAGISLAAGILAALHKKTLTGKGDRVTVSLYHTAIFGMGLMITTAQYGNKMPLSRRTPNNPLATTYKCKDDRWIQLALLKYDAWFPKFCKEVINRPDLIEDPRFNKQSEVVKHVETFVGVLEGEFIKKDLKEWADLLDKADLPYEKLQYCEDILEDEQAWANDYLFKTTYDSGNTGVLVNSPVKFSEAGLKPYTAAPKIGEDTEAILTSLGYSKEEIEEMRKENAIK; translated from the coding sequence ATGACAAAAGAAGGTTTAGCTTTAGAAGGTGTAAAAGTAGTTGAATTATCAAGCTTTGTAGCGGCTCCTAGTTGTGCAAAAGTATTAGCTGACTGGGGAGCTGAGGTAATTAAAATAGAACCAGTTCAAGGGGACAATTTAAGAGTTGTAGGTGGAGTGTATAATTCACCAGCAAAAGATGACGAAAATCCTATGTTTGAACTTGAAAATGGAAATAAAAAAGGCGTTGCTATAAATACTAGAAGTGAAAAAGGTAAAGAGGTATTAGGAAAATTACTTAAAGATGCAGATATTTTTGTGACAAATGTAAGAGAAAAAGCATTACAAAGAAGTGGACTATCCTATGAACAATTAAAGGATAAATATCCTTCATTAATTCATGCACATATATTAGGATACGGAGAAGAAGGACCACTTAAAGATAAACCTGGATTTGACTATACTGCATATTTTGCAAGAGGAGCTGTAAGTACATCTTTAATGGAAAAAGGAACATCACCAGCTAATACTAATGCAGGCTTTGGTGATCACTATGCTGGTATAAGTTTAGCAGCTGGTATATTAGCAGCACTCCACAAAAAGACATTAACTGGAAAAGGTGACAGAGTTACAGTAAGTTTATATCACACAGCTATATTTGGTATGGGATTAATGATTACTACAGCTCAATACGGAAATAAAATGCCACTATCAAGAAGAACACCTAATAATCCATTAGCAACAACTTATAAATGTAAAGATGATAGATGGATACAATTAGCATTACTTAAGTATGATGCATGGTTCCCTAAATTCTGTAAGGAAGTAATAAATAGACCTGACCTAATAGAAGATCCAAGATTTAATAAGCAATCTGAAGTAGTAAAACATGTTGAAACTTTTGTAGGAGTATTAGAAGGAGAATTTATTAAAAAGGATTTAAAGGAATGGGCAGATTTATTAGATAAGGCTGACTTACCATATGAAAAATTACAATATTGTGAAGATATATTAGAAGACGAACAAGCATGGGCAAATGACTATTTATTCAAGACCACATATGACAGTGGAAATACTGGTGTATTAGTTAATTCACCAGTTAAATTTAGCGAAGCTGGACTTAAACCATATACAGCTGCACCAAAGATTGGTGAAGATACTGAGGCAATTTTGACATCATTAGGATACAGCAAAGAAGAAATAGAAGAAATGAGAAAAGAGAATGCAATAAAATAA
- the hadB gene encoding (R)-2-hydroxyisocaproyl-CoA dehydratase subunit HadB encodes MADKKEVKKNAAKVINGILAKSYADAWKAKEEGKPVGWSTSVFPQELVETFGLDVLYPENQAAGVAAKKESLSLCEAAESAGYSIDLCAYARTNFGLLEKGGSENLNMPKPDFICCCNNICNQVIKWYENIAKELDIPLIMIDTTFNNEDEVTENRIKYLRAQFEEAIKQLEKISGKKFDPKKFEEVMKISAENGKLWKYSMSLPSGSFPSPMNGFDLFTYMAVIVCYRGKKETTEAFKLLISELEDNIKNKATSFRGEEKYRIMMEGIPCWPYIGYKMRTLAGYGVNMTGSVYPHAWALQYEVNDLDGMAKAYSTMFNNVNLETMCKYRIDSLIDGNCDGAFYHMNRSCKLMSFIQYEMERKVFEETGIPYAGFDGDQADPRNFSKAQFETRLQGLVEVMEERKKGGNK; translated from the coding sequence ATGGCTGATAAGAAAGAGGTCAAAAAGAATGCAGCAAAAGTGATTAATGGTATATTAGCTAAATCTTATGCGGATGCTTGGAAGGCAAAAGAAGAGGGAAAACCGGTTGGTTGGTCAACTTCTGTATTCCCACAGGAATTAGTAGAAACTTTTGGTTTAGACGTATTATATCCAGAAAACCAAGCGGCTGGGGTTGCAGCTAAGAAAGAGTCCTTATCACTTTGTGAGGCTGCAGAAAGTGCTGGATATTCAATTGATTTATGTGCATATGCAAGAACAAATTTTGGACTTCTAGAAAAAGGTGGATCAGAAAACTTAAACATGCCAAAGCCTGACTTTATATGCTGCTGTAATAATATTTGTAATCAAGTTATTAAATGGTATGAAAACATTGCAAAGGAATTAGATATACCACTAATAATGATTGATACTACATTTAATAATGAAGATGAGGTAACAGAAAATAGAATTAAATACCTTAGAGCTCAATTTGAAGAGGCTATAAAACAACTTGAAAAAATTTCTGGAAAGAAATTTGATCCTAAGAAGTTTGAAGAAGTTATGAAAATCTCCGCTGAAAACGGTAAGCTTTGGAAATATTCTATGAGTTTACCATCAGGATCATTCCCATCACCAATGAATGGATTTGACTTATTTACTTATATGGCTGTTATCGTATGCTATAGAGGTAAAAAAGAAACTACAGAAGCTTTCAAATTATTGATTTCTGAATTAGAAGATAATATTAAAAATAAAGCAACTTCCTTTAGAGGAGAAGAAAAATATAGAATTATGATGGAAGGAATTCCATGCTGGCCATATATAGGTTATAAGATGAGAACTTTAGCAGGTTATGGTGTTAACATGACTGGAAGTGTTTACCCTCATGCTTGGGCATTACAGTATGAAGTAAACGATTTAGACGGAATGGCTAAAGCTTACAGTACTATGTTTAACAATGTTAACTTAGAAACAATGTGTAAATACAGGATAGATTCCTTAATAGATGGAAATTGTGATGGAGCATTCTATCATATGAATAGAAGCTGTAAATTAATGAGTTTCATTCAATATGAAATGGAAAGAAAAGTTTTTGAAGAAACAGGTATACCATACGCAGGCTTCGATGGAGACCAAGCAGATCCAAGAAACTTCAGTAAGGCTCAGTTTGAAACAAGACTTCAAGGCCTAGTAGAAGTTATGGAAGAAAGAAAGAAAGGAGGAAACAAATAA
- a CDS encoding 2-hydroxyacyl-CoA dehydratase subunit D, translating into MDNIKNILSKLEGIVKNPKKVVSDYKERTGSKVIGCFPVYTPEEIVYAADMLPIGIWGGDVEANLAKQYYPAFCCSIMQSCMEFGLKGIYEGLSAVIIPGMCDTLNCMGQNWKFAIKDIPYIALVHPQNRKLEAGVEYLVEEYKHVKAKIEEIRGKEITEEELQNSIEIYNEHRKVMRSFVNEAAKHPNTINNYQRNLVIKSGFFMRKDEHTKIVKELNELLSVLPEEKYDGKKVLVTGILLDSKEMLDVFEENKLRIVADDLAQESRQFRTDVPEGKNALDRLARQWSNIKGCSLAYDPKKIRGSMIAKEAKAKGIDGVVFAMMKFCDPEEYDYPIVKKDIEKEDIPTTMIEVDQQNKSVEQIRTRIQTFSEIL; encoded by the coding sequence ATGGATAATATAAAAAATATTTTATCTAAATTAGAGGGAATTGTTAAGAACCCTAAAAAAGTTGTTTCAGATTATAAAGAAAGAACAGGAAGTAAAGTAATAGGATGTTTCCCAGTATATACTCCAGAGGAAATAGTATATGCAGCAGATATGCTTCCAATAGGCATCTGGGGAGGCGATGTTGAAGCTAATTTAGCTAAACAATATTATCCAGCATTTTGTTGTTCCATAATGCAATCCTGTATGGAATTTGGCTTAAAAGGGATATATGAGGGATTATCAGCTGTTATTATTCCTGGAATGTGCGATACATTAAACTGTATGGGACAAAATTGGAAATTTGCCATTAAAGATATTCCATATATTGCATTAGTTCATCCTCAAAATAGAAAATTAGAAGCGGGCGTAGAGTATTTAGTTGAAGAATATAAACATGTAAAAGCAAAAATAGAGGAAATAAGAGGAAAAGAAATAACTGAAGAAGAGTTACAAAATAGTATAGAGATATACAATGAACATAGAAAAGTAATGAGATCTTTTGTAAATGAAGCGGCTAAACATCCTAATACAATAAATAACTACCAAAGAAATCTTGTTATTAAAAGTGGATTCTTTATGAGAAAAGATGAACATACAAAAATAGTAAAAGAATTAAATGAGCTATTGAGTGTTTTACCGGAAGAAAAATATGATGGTAAAAAGGTATTAGTCACTGGAATACTTCTAGATTCAAAAGAAATGCTTGATGTTTTTGAAGAAAATAAATTAAGAATAGTAGCAGATGATTTAGCTCAGGAAAGCAGACAGTTTAGAACAGACGTACCAGAAGGAAAAAATGCATTAGATAGATTAGCAAGACAATGGTCAAATATTAAAGGATGTTCCTTAGCATATGATCCTAAAAAGATTAGAGGTTCAATGATTGCAAAGGAAGCTAAAGCTAAAGGAATAGATGGTGTAGTATTTGCAATGATGAAATTCTGTGACCCAGAAGAATATGACTATCCAATTGTTAAAAAGGATATTGAAAAAGAAGACATTCCTACAACTATGATAGAGGTAGACC